In Mercurialis annua linkage group LG6, ddMerAnnu1.2, whole genome shotgun sequence, the following are encoded in one genomic region:
- the LOC126685895 gene encoding uncharacterized protein LOC126685895 isoform X3 — protein sequence MLCSVSTATDKSSSNWLDRLRSAKGFPPADNLDLDTFLSTSSSHPNPTAQSHTKQPTSDHPPIPDSSSHTGDKQWFGTVTNILCDLFNMGAHDSGDQISRKKITRKQTNPKFLHLTTNVDGIDSIRKDEYVQAATASFHSDNNSNVAVRDCDFDLDEEKEKCSEDNELKGYSKSEVTVIDTSFEHWKFDKLVFRRKNVWKIRDKKGKSWNLNNSFKKRKMNSYSLESGDRNFDSRKKAKVSSSEFDSSKESNADVSLDQKRQDEQGEEIYKDILDDHFQVPRKRSPRKSKKNVSSVVLIKALPTSKNCGDFFLKNRPREAQKQ from the exons ATGCTATGTTCAGTCTCCACCGCCACCGACAAGTCCAGTTCAAACTGGCTCGACCGCCTCCGCTCCGCCAAAGGCTTTCCTCCCGCCGACAATCTCGATCTCGACACCTTCCTCTCCACCTCCTCTTCACATCCCAATCCCACCGCTCAGTCTCACACTAAACAACCCACCTCCGACCACCCCCCAATTCCCGACTCCTCAAGCCACACCGGAGACAAACAATGGTTCGGTACAGTCACCAATATCCTCTGCGATCTCTTCAACATGGGTGCCCACGATTCTGGCGATCaaatttcaagaaaaaaaattacccGGAAACAAACAAACCCTAAGTTTCTCCACCTAACCACTAATGTTGATGGCATTGACTCTATAAGAAAAGACGAGTATGTACAAGCAGCAACGGCGTCGTTTCACTCGGATAATAATTCAAATGTTGCTGTGAGAGATTGTGATTTTGATTTGGATGAGGAAAAGGAGAAATGCAGTGAGGATAATGAGTTGAAAGGGTACTCGAAAAGCGAAGTTACTGTGATCGATACGAGCTTTGAGCATTGGAAATTTGATAAGTTGGTTTTTAGGAGGAAGAATGTTTGGAAAATTAGAGATAAGAAAGGGAAATCTtggaatttaaataattctttcAAGAAGAGGAAAATGAATTCTTATTCTTTAGAGTCCGGTGATCGGAATTTCGATTCCAGGAAAAAAGCGAAGGTCTCGAGTTCTGAGTTTGATTCCTCCAAGGAATCCAATGCTGATGTAAGTTTG GATCAGAAACGACAGGACGAGCAAGGAGAAGAAATTTATAAAGATATACTGGACGATCATTTCCAAGTCCCCAGAAAGAG ATCACcaagaaaatcaaagaaaaacgTCTCATCTGTTGTTCTTATCAAAGCGTTACCTACGAGCAAGAACTGCGGggatttttttctcaaaaatcgACCGAGAGAAGCTCAAAAGCAATAA
- the LOC126685895 gene encoding uncharacterized protein LOC126685895 isoform X1, translating into MLCSVSTATDKSSSNWLDRLRSAKGFPPADNLDLDTFLSTSSSHPNPTAQSHTKQPTSDHPPIPDSSSHTGDKQWFGTVTNILCDLFNMGAHDSGDQISRKKITRKQTNPKFLHLTTNVDGIDSIRKDEYVQAATASFHSDNNSNVAVRDCDFDLDEEKEKCSEDNELKGYSKSEVTVIDTSFEHWKFDKLVFRRKNVWKIRDKKGKSWNLNNSFKKRKMNSYSLESGDRNFDSRKKAKVSSSEFDSSKESNADVSLDQKRQDEQGEEIYKDILDDHFQVPRKRIHFSRSPRKSKKNVSSVVLIKALPTSKNCGDFFLKNRPREAQKQ; encoded by the exons ATGCTATGTTCAGTCTCCACCGCCACCGACAAGTCCAGTTCAAACTGGCTCGACCGCCTCCGCTCCGCCAAAGGCTTTCCTCCCGCCGACAATCTCGATCTCGACACCTTCCTCTCCACCTCCTCTTCACATCCCAATCCCACCGCTCAGTCTCACACTAAACAACCCACCTCCGACCACCCCCCAATTCCCGACTCCTCAAGCCACACCGGAGACAAACAATGGTTCGGTACAGTCACCAATATCCTCTGCGATCTCTTCAACATGGGTGCCCACGATTCTGGCGATCaaatttcaagaaaaaaaattacccGGAAACAAACAAACCCTAAGTTTCTCCACCTAACCACTAATGTTGATGGCATTGACTCTATAAGAAAAGACGAGTATGTACAAGCAGCAACGGCGTCGTTTCACTCGGATAATAATTCAAATGTTGCTGTGAGAGATTGTGATTTTGATTTGGATGAGGAAAAGGAGAAATGCAGTGAGGATAATGAGTTGAAAGGGTACTCGAAAAGCGAAGTTACTGTGATCGATACGAGCTTTGAGCATTGGAAATTTGATAAGTTGGTTTTTAGGAGGAAGAATGTTTGGAAAATTAGAGATAAGAAAGGGAAATCTtggaatttaaataattctttcAAGAAGAGGAAAATGAATTCTTATTCTTTAGAGTCCGGTGATCGGAATTTCGATTCCAGGAAAAAAGCGAAGGTCTCGAGTTCTGAGTTTGATTCCTCCAAGGAATCCAATGCTGATGTAAGTTTG GATCAGAAACGACAGGACGAGCAAGGAGAAGAAATTTATAAAGATATACTGGACGATCATTTCCAAGTCCCCAGAAAGAG GATTCATTTTTCCAGATCACcaagaaaatcaaagaaaaacgTCTCATCTGTTGTTCTTATCAAAGCGTTACCTACGAGCAAGAACTGCGGggatttttttctcaaaaatcgACCGAGAGAAGCTCAAAAGCAATAA
- the LOC126685895 gene encoding uncharacterized protein LOC126685895 isoform X2 — protein sequence MLCSVSTATDKSSSNWLDRLRSAKGFPPADNLDLDTFLSTSSSHPNPTAQSHTKQPTSDHPPIPDSSSHTGDKQWFGTVTNILCDLFNMGAHDSGDQISRKKITRKQTNPKFLHLTTNVDGIDSIRKDEYVQAATASFHSDNNSNVAVRDCDFDLDEEKEKCSEDNELKGYSKSEVTVIDTSFEHWKFDKLVFRRKNVWKIRDKKGKSWNLNNSFKKRKMNSYSLESGDRNFDSRKKAKVSSSEFDSSKESNADDQKRQDEQGEEIYKDILDDHFQVPRKRIHFSRSPRKSKKNVSSVVLIKALPTSKNCGDFFLKNRPREAQKQ from the exons ATGCTATGTTCAGTCTCCACCGCCACCGACAAGTCCAGTTCAAACTGGCTCGACCGCCTCCGCTCCGCCAAAGGCTTTCCTCCCGCCGACAATCTCGATCTCGACACCTTCCTCTCCACCTCCTCTTCACATCCCAATCCCACCGCTCAGTCTCACACTAAACAACCCACCTCCGACCACCCCCCAATTCCCGACTCCTCAAGCCACACCGGAGACAAACAATGGTTCGGTACAGTCACCAATATCCTCTGCGATCTCTTCAACATGGGTGCCCACGATTCTGGCGATCaaatttcaagaaaaaaaattacccGGAAACAAACAAACCCTAAGTTTCTCCACCTAACCACTAATGTTGATGGCATTGACTCTATAAGAAAAGACGAGTATGTACAAGCAGCAACGGCGTCGTTTCACTCGGATAATAATTCAAATGTTGCTGTGAGAGATTGTGATTTTGATTTGGATGAGGAAAAGGAGAAATGCAGTGAGGATAATGAGTTGAAAGGGTACTCGAAAAGCGAAGTTACTGTGATCGATACGAGCTTTGAGCATTGGAAATTTGATAAGTTGGTTTTTAGGAGGAAGAATGTTTGGAAAATTAGAGATAAGAAAGGGAAATCTtggaatttaaataattctttcAAGAAGAGGAAAATGAATTCTTATTCTTTAGAGTCCGGTGATCGGAATTTCGATTCCAGGAAAAAAGCGAAGGTCTCGAGTTCTGAGTTTGATTCCTCCAAGGAATCCAATGCTGAT GATCAGAAACGACAGGACGAGCAAGGAGAAGAAATTTATAAAGATATACTGGACGATCATTTCCAAGTCCCCAGAAAGAG GATTCATTTTTCCAGATCACcaagaaaatcaaagaaaaacgTCTCATCTGTTGTTCTTATCAAAGCGTTACCTACGAGCAAGAACTGCGGggatttttttctcaaaaatcgACCGAGAGAAGCTCAAAAGCAATAA
- the LOC126685894 gene encoding two-component response regulator-like APRR5, with translation MGEVVISSEDLEMVTESETERNEEMEESVKKKKRRGNKLGMTWEKLLPRMVLRVLLVEADDSTRQIITALLRKCSYKVVAVPDGLKAWEMLKRRPNNIDLILTEVDLPLISGYALLTLIMEHDVCKNIPVIMMSSQDSISTVYKCMLRGAADYLVKPIRRNELRNLWQHVWRRQSSLARGNVPREESVGQDKVEATSENNAASDHASGDRSSLNSRRHCMFPSCLLQSSCIKPDMEAESASTENVRDFLQPAWGSLVNMPIELGSASAACTDPNRMAVDEDAEADSQRKNADITRKSCDGSHFLVKSSREAIDFMGTSASINFSVDNTKRKFDIFPQLDLCLARCHQSGFEIQNAEDRRPLRHSNASAFTPYNNRPLENVHTNWASNSNQKELGAYSERKFSSNISGYNSDAPGPPSSTERPMESLAICPRKESEAAISCAQQRVIPLQISVEGAGCNNICTSNGSTVPPVVSKQSGASTIPSRSSGSQPEPNCEVNPFRLSNFKSNSEHLYDRLVQQENDTSNLRKHDKVLDSFDDQGHISHTADQSATSCFYNSTASHLNMGYGSTSGSNSNIDQVAKVRTAVERINDGFLLHNANSHRSIQREAALNKFRLKRKDRCYEKKVRYESRKKLAEQRPRVKGQFVRQGQPPSAETEQ, from the exons ATGGGGGAAGTTGTGATTAGCAGTGAGGATTTGGAAATGGTGACTGAGAGTGAAACAGAAAGAAATGAAGAAATGGAGGAAtcagtgaagaagaagaagagaagggGAAATAAGTTGGGGATGACGTGGGAGAAGCTGTTGCCAAGAATGGTGTTAAGGGTGTTGTTGGTTGAAGCTGATGATTCTACTCGGCAAATTATTACTGCTTTACTCAGGAAATGTAGCTACAAAG TTGTGGCTGTTCCTGATGGTTTAAAGGCGTGGGAGATGCTGAAACGAAGGCCAAATAATATAGATCTCATTCTGACGGAAGTGGATTTACCTTTAATATCTGGATATGCGCTTCTTACTCTTATTATGGAGCATGATGTTTGCAAAAACATACCAGTTATAA TGATGTCCTCACAAGATTCGATTAGTACAGTTTATAAATGCATGTTGCGAGGTGCTGCTGACTATCTGGTTAAGCCCATAAGGAGAAATGAACTGAGAAATTTGTGGCAGCATGTATGGAGAAGACAATCT TCTCTTGCTAGAGGAAATGTTCCCCGAGAGGAAAGTGTTGGACAGGATAAGGTTGAAGCTACTTCTGAGAATAATGCTGCCAGTGATCATGCTAGTGGTGACAGGAGTTCTTTA AATTCACGTAGACACTGCATGTTTCCTTCCTGTCTCTTGCAGAGTTCTTGCATAAAGCCAGATATGGAAGCTGAGAGTGCTTCTACGGAGAATGTGCGAGACTTTTTGCAGCCAGCATGGGGAAGTTTGGTAAATATGCCAATTGAATTAGGTTCAGCATCAGCTGCCTGCACGGATCCTAATCGAATGGCTGTGGATGAGGATGCTGAAGCAGATAGTCAAAGAAAGAATGCCGATATCACCCGCAAGAGCTGTGATGGAAGTCATTTCTTAGTCAAATCTTCAAGAGAAGCTATTGATTTCATGGGAACTTCTGCCAGTATTAACTTTTCTGTTGATAATACGAAAAGAAAGTTTGATATTTTTCCACAACTGGATCTCTGCTTGGCAAGATGCCATCAAAGTGGCTTTGAGATTCAAAATGCAGAAGACAGACGCCCTCTTAGGCATTCTAATGCTTCAGCATTTACACC GTATAATAACCGTCCATTAGAGAATGTGCATACAAATTGGGCAAGTAATTCTAATCAGAAAGAACTTGGAGCTTATTCCGAAAGAAAATTTTCCAGCAATATCAGTGGCTATAACTCTGATGCACCTGGTCCACCATCAAGTACTGAAAGACCTATGGAATCTCTAGCTATTTGTCCAAGAAAAGAGTCTGAAGCTGCAATTTCTTGCGCTCAACAAAGAGTAATTCCCCTCCAGATTTCAGTCGAAGGTGCAGGATGCAATAATATTTGCACCAGCAATGGTTCTACTGTTCCTCCAGTTGTTTCTAAACAGTCTGGTGCGTCAACAATACCCAGTCGAAGTTCAGGCAGCCAGCCAGAGCCCAACTGTGAAGTGAATCCATTCCGGCTATCCAATTTCAAAAGTAATTCCGAGCATCTCTATGATCGATTAGTTCAACAAGAAAATGACACCTCCAATCTGCGAAAGCATGATAAGGTGTTGGATTCTTTTGACGATCAAGGCCATATTTCTCATACCGCTGATCAGAGTGCAACAAGCTGCTTCTATAATAGTACTGCAAGCCATCTTAATATGGGTTATGGAAGCACTTCTGGGAGCAATAGCAATATTGATCAGGTTGCTAAAGTCAGAACTGCTGTTGAGAGAATAAATGATGGCTTTCTTTTACATAATGCCAATTCGCATCGATCCATCCAAAGAGAAGCGGCTCTAAATAAGTTCCGCTTGAAGCGGAAAGATAGATGCTATGAAAAGAAG GTGCGATATGAGAGTAGAAAAAAGCTTGCAGAGCAGCGACCGAGAGTGAAAGGACAATTTGTTCGTCAAGGGCAGCCACCATCTGCAGAAACCGAGCAGTAG
- the LOC126685895 gene encoding uncharacterized protein LOC126685895 isoform X4 codes for MLCSVSTATDKSSSNWLDRLRSAKGFPPADNLDLDTFLSTSSSHPNPTAQSHTKQPTSDHPPIPDSSSHTGDKQWFGTVTNILCDLFNMGAHDSGDQISRKKITRKQTNPKFLHLTTNVDGIDSIRKDEYVQAATASFHSDNNSNVAVRDCDFDLDEEKEKCSEDNELKGYSKSEVTVIDTSFEHWKFDKLVFRRKNVWKIRDKKGKSWNLNNSFKKRKMNSYSLESGDRNFDSRKKAKVSSSEFDSSKESNADDQKRQDEQGEEIYKDILDDHFQVPRKRSPRKSKKNVSSVVLIKALPTSKNCGDFFLKNRPREAQKQ; via the exons ATGCTATGTTCAGTCTCCACCGCCACCGACAAGTCCAGTTCAAACTGGCTCGACCGCCTCCGCTCCGCCAAAGGCTTTCCTCCCGCCGACAATCTCGATCTCGACACCTTCCTCTCCACCTCCTCTTCACATCCCAATCCCACCGCTCAGTCTCACACTAAACAACCCACCTCCGACCACCCCCCAATTCCCGACTCCTCAAGCCACACCGGAGACAAACAATGGTTCGGTACAGTCACCAATATCCTCTGCGATCTCTTCAACATGGGTGCCCACGATTCTGGCGATCaaatttcaagaaaaaaaattacccGGAAACAAACAAACCCTAAGTTTCTCCACCTAACCACTAATGTTGATGGCATTGACTCTATAAGAAAAGACGAGTATGTACAAGCAGCAACGGCGTCGTTTCACTCGGATAATAATTCAAATGTTGCTGTGAGAGATTGTGATTTTGATTTGGATGAGGAAAAGGAGAAATGCAGTGAGGATAATGAGTTGAAAGGGTACTCGAAAAGCGAAGTTACTGTGATCGATACGAGCTTTGAGCATTGGAAATTTGATAAGTTGGTTTTTAGGAGGAAGAATGTTTGGAAAATTAGAGATAAGAAAGGGAAATCTtggaatttaaataattctttcAAGAAGAGGAAAATGAATTCTTATTCTTTAGAGTCCGGTGATCGGAATTTCGATTCCAGGAAAAAAGCGAAGGTCTCGAGTTCTGAGTTTGATTCCTCCAAGGAATCCAATGCTGAT GATCAGAAACGACAGGACGAGCAAGGAGAAGAAATTTATAAAGATATACTGGACGATCATTTCCAAGTCCCCAGAAAGAG ATCACcaagaaaatcaaagaaaaacgTCTCATCTGTTGTTCTTATCAAAGCGTTACCTACGAGCAAGAACTGCGGggatttttttctcaaaaatcgACCGAGAGAAGCTCAAAAGCAATAA
- the LOC126685892 gene encoding transcription termination factor MTERF8, chloroplastic has protein sequence MSSIYHTSTPVISQTLVSYPTKLQLSITSLPLISDHHHHRSTISNSANYRTSKSDLRSFLFPTDSRLVGNFSVQCSCVDSLPNHPYITSFLYSFFGECGLNEKETEYLLEHNPSLGAASFDSIQARVSLIESAGIKGVELSRLIIKCPYLLTAEEVHIFLHFVLNSLHGNVEPAQLKRLFAATEPRFLVGFGQKVSLLISHGVPKEKIVHILNNVNLTKAMCLKSIQEIDRTISFLSRFGGIDIIVRRPMILNFDLDTQLIPRIEFLKEISGGDEEATGILLRKLPALLSYSVEHTKDHVECLRSFAGLTDSQIFKIFLVFPNVVSASRERKLRPRIQFLKQCDLSSDEIFKFLTRAPLFLALSFRENIAHKLVVLAKIGYGYKNKELAVALGAVTRTSCENLQKVVELFLSYGFSPDDIFAMSKKHPQILQYSYRSLQEKMEYLVEGMGREVDELLAFPAFLGYKLDDRIKHRFEVNRNVIGEKMSINKLLSVSADRFSAQKKKKSYS, from the exons ATGTCTTCGATTTATCATACTTCCACTCCTGTCATTTCACAGACACTAGTCTCTTATCCCACAAAACTTCAACTATCTATTACTTCACTCCCATTAATCTCCGACCACCATCATCACCGCTCAACTATTTCAAATTCTGCTAATTATAGAACTTCAAAATCAGACCTCAGGTCATTCTTGTTTCCCACAGATTCGCGCCTCGTCGGAAACTTTTCTGTCCAATGCAGTTGTGTCGATTCTCTTCCTAATCACCCATACATAACAA GTTTTCTGTACTCGTTCTTCGGTGAATGTGGACTCAATGAGAAAGAAACTGAATATCTTTTGGAGCACAATCCGTCTCTGGGAGCTGCAAGTTTCGACTCTATACAGGCCCGTGTCTCTCTTATAGAGAGTGCTGGCATTAAAGGTGTTGAACTGTCTCGTTTGATTATCAAATGCCCGTATCTACTAACAGCAGAAGAAGTTCatatatttttgcattttgttttaaatagttTGCATGGAAATGTCGAGCCAGCGCAGCTCAAACGCCTTTTTGCTGCGACCGAACCAAGATTCTTAGTTGGTTTTGGTCAAAAGGTTAGCCTGCTTATTAGTCATGGAGTTCCGAAGGAAAAGATTGTTCACATTCTCAACAATGTGAATTTAACTAAAGCAATGTGCCTTAAGTCAATTCAAGAAATTGATAGAACAATTAGCTTCTTATCTCGCTTTGGTGGGATTGATATAATTGTTAGACGGCCAATGATTCTGAACTTCGACTTGGATACTCAGTTGATTCCGAGAATAGAGTTTCTTAAAGAAATCAGTGGTGGAGATGAAGAAGCTACGGGTATTCTGTTGCGTAAACTTCCTGCTCTTTTGAGTTACAGTGTAGAGCACACTAAAGATCATGTAGAGTGCTTGAGATCATTTGCTGGACTAACTGATTCTCAAATATTCAAGATTTTTCTTGTGTTCCCAAATGTAGTTAGTGCTAGCAGGGAGAGAAAATTGCGTCCTCGAATACAATTTCTCAAGCAATGTGATTTGAGTTCTGATGAGATATTTAAGTTCTTGACTAGAGCTCCATTGTTTCTAGCGCTTTCCTTTAGGGAGAACATCGCACATAAACTCGTAGTTTTGGCGAAGATCGGATATGGATATAAAAACAAAGAACTGGCTGTTGCACTCGGAGCTGTAACGAGAACCAGCTGCGAAAATTTGCAGAAGGTGGTCGAGCTATTCTTGAGTTACGGGTTTTCTCCTGATGACATATTTGCTATGAGTAAGAAGCATCCTCAGATACTGCAATATAGCTATCGTTCATTGCAGGAGAAAATGGAGTATTTGGTTGAAGGAATGGGTCGAGAAGTTGACGAACTATTGGCATTTCCTGCGTTTCTTGGGTATAAACTTGATGACAGGATTAAGCATAGATTTGAAGTTAATAGGAATGTTATAGGAGAAAAAATGTCCATTAATAAGCTCTTAAGTGTCTCTGCTGATAGATTTTCAGCCCAGAAGAAGAAAAAGTCATATTCTTGA
- the LOC126685896 gene encoding ribosome-binding factor PSRP1, chloroplastic: MTTLFGPLKTSFYHHSLSAKATTTTTSCSSCSSICIVGTKKLPFSVTLSDKGSFLNPLVLGGNVKYLDCKRRRTNGVRMSWDGPLSSVKLIVQGKNLELTDTLKTHVEDKVGKAVQKHSHFVREVDVRLSVRGGEFGKGPRIRRCEVTLFTKKHGVIRAEEVAETTYASIDLVSSIIQRKLRKIKEKDSDHGRHMKGFNRLKVREAVIEPVKDDIDEVDGLPQDDNEDYIDKVVRTKYFDMPPLTVSEAIEQLENLDHDFFGFRNEDTGEINILYRRKAGGYGVIVPKGNGENEKVEPVVIEPAKEPSLAE; encoded by the exons ATGACAACTCTTTTTGGGCCATTAAAAACAAGCTTCTACCATCACTCCTTATCAGCAAAGGCCACGACTACTACTACCTCATGTTCTTCTTGTTCCTCAATCTGTATTGTGGGTACCAAAAAGCTTCCATTTTCGGTGACATTGTCTGATAAAGGCAGTTTCTTGAACCCACTGGTATTGGGTGGCAACGTCAAGTATTTAGACTGTAAAAGGAGGAGAACAAATGGTGTTCGAATGTCATGGGATGGTCCACTATCCTCTGTTAAACTCATTGTTCAAGGCAAAAACTTGGAG TTGACAGATACTTTGAAAACTCATGTCGAAGATAAGGTGGGAAAGGCAGTTCAAAAGCATAGTCATTTTGTGCGAGAAGTTGATGTTAGACTGTCAGTTAGAGGTGGAGAGTTTGGGAAAGGGCCGAGGATTCGGAGATGCGAG GTGACTTTGTTTACAAAGAAGCATGGAGTGATTCGGGCAGAGGAAGTGGCTGAGACAACATATGCAAGTATTGATTTGGTCTCGTCAATCATTCAAAGGAAACTGAGGAAGATAAAAGAGAAGGATTCGGACCATGGCCGTCACATGAAAGGGTTTAATAGGCTGAAGGTGAGGGAGGCTGTGATTGAACCTGTGAAGGATGATATAGATGAGGTAGATGGTCTACCCCAAGATGACAATGAGGACTATATTGATAAG GTTGTGCGAACCAAATATTTTGATATGCCACCTTTGACTGTTTCCGAGGCCATCGAGCAATTAGAGAATCTTGATCACGATTTCTTTGGTTTTCGGAATGAAGATACTG GTGAGATAAACATTCTCTACAGACGAAAGGCTGGGGGTTATGGCGTAATCGTACCTAAAGGAAACGGTGAGAATGAGAAAGTGGAGCCTGTGGTGATTGAACCAGCTAAAGAGCCATCCTTGGCAGAATAG